From a region of the Capricornis sumatraensis isolate serow.1 chromosome 22, serow.2, whole genome shotgun sequence genome:
- the NOL7 gene encoding U3 small nucleolar RNA-associated protein NOL7, giving the protein MVQLRPRASRAPASASAMVDEGQPASEEEAGHGLLLGQPSSGAAAEPLEEDEEGDDEIDDEAPEELTFASAQAEAKEEERRVRETVRRDRALLKEKRKRREELFIEQKKRKLLPDTILEKLTTASQTSVKKSPGKLKEVNLQKKNEEQEKGSDSKKAKVQKVQTVGQNKSYMAVRLKDQDLRDSRQEAAKAFIQNCLYGPGTNRTTVNKFLSLENKRLPMKKAAAQFLNNTWGSQRKQNAKRFTKRWMIRKMKTPKT; this is encoded by the exons ATGGTGCAGCTCCGTCCGCGCGCCTCCCGCGCCCCGGCATCGGCCTCGGCGATGGTGGACGAGGGCCAGCCCGCCTCCGAAGAGGAGGCGGGGCACGGGCTGCTGCTCGGGCAGCCCAGCAGCGGCGCGGCCGCCGAGCCGCTGGAGGAAGACGAGGAGGGGGACGACGAAATCGACGACGAGGCCCCGGAGGAGCTGACTTTCGCCAGCGCCCAGGCCGAAGCGAAGGAGGAGGAGCGGCGAGTTCGGGAGACGGTGCGCAG GGACAGAGCGCTtctgaaggagaagaggaaacgGCGCGAGGAACTGTTCATTGAACAGAAG aaaagaaaactccttCCAGATACTATTCTAGAGAAGTTAACTACAGCTTCACAGACTAG TGTGAAGAAATCACCGGGAAAGTTGAAAGAAG ttaatttgcaaaagaaaaatgaagaacaagAGAAAGGAAGTGACTCTAAGAAAGCTAAAGTGCAGAAAGTACAGACTGTTGG CCAGAATAAAAGCTACATGGCTGTAAGGCTAAAAGATCAAGATTTGAGAGATTCAAGGCAAGAAGCTGCCAAAGCCTTCATACAAAATTGTTTATATGGTCCTGGAACCAACAGAACTACTG TAAACAAGTTCCTGTCTCTTGAAAACAAGAGGTTACCGATGAAAAAGGCTGCAGCCCAGTTTTTGAATAATACTTGGG GatctcagagaaaacaaaatgccAAGAGGTTTACCAAACGTTGGATGATCAGAAAGATGAAAACTCCTAAGACATAA